A stretch of Planococcus citri chromosome 5, ihPlaCitr1.1, whole genome shotgun sequence DNA encodes these proteins:
- the Karl gene encoding apolipoprotein D, with translation MCVIKIAILLSTILVAGTFGAGFRRRIEKEKCPKVNLLKSFDFQQMLGSWYVIEYYASSEESQIYRCMRTVFSLSGDDIEISMNFTYSFIDDPDNEHLYGNITWRIPDLKQPSHWVHAEDTYEGVYNTYLLDMDASGDNPWSLLLHCAEKSGSTRYLSSFVLSRKSTQSPNVISFLRDKLPRYDIDLQFMYPMDQHDCSAEHIPLFYQAIKNQLKPRVASKHPLKHPEHHQ, from the exons atgtGTGTAATTAAAATTGCGATTCTTTTGAGTACTATTTTAGTAGCTGGCACTTTTGGAGCTGGATTCCGAAGACGAATAGAGAAAGAGAAATGCCCCAAagtgaatttattgaaatcgtTCGATTTTCAACAA ATGTTAGGATCTTGGTATGTGATCGAGTACTACGCAAGTTCCGAAGAATCACAAATATATAGATGCATGCGGACTGTGTTCTCTTTATCCGGCGATGACATAGAAATTTCTATGAATTTTACATACAGCTTCATTGATGATCCAGATAATGAACATTTATATGGAAACATCACGTGGAGAATACCGGATCTGAAACAACCATCTCACTGGGTACATGCGGAAGATacgt acGAAGGTGTCTATAACACCTATCTTCTGGACATGGACGCGAGTGGAGATAATCCTTGGTCATTGCTGTTGCATTGTGCTGAAAAATCGGGCAGTACTCGCTACCTATCGAGTTTCGTACTCTCTCGCAAATCTACTCAGTCTCCGAATGTCATTTCTTTTCTACGAGACAAGCTTCCACGTTATGATATTGATCTTCAATTCATGTATCCCATGGATCAACACGATTGTTCAGCCGAGCACATCCCATTATTCTACCAAGCGATCAAAAATCAGTTGAAGCCACGTGTGGCTAGCAAACACCCTCTCAAACACCCAGAACACCACCAATAG
- the LOC135848537 gene encoding uncharacterized protein LOC135848537, giving the protein MERHMATFLFSCVIIALVFQHTVANGFTTGINAEFQALLDLGITDSVVNWEKAFGRLAERYMQRGIALKELSVLNYIRIHMESLTLHLDPVHYTLKADIDTESLTTINRDDIPDEDVPLHLRGSLKVDFKTAYIKWYRIIANSKYPRIVEFVAAIKKELSDDKISLTDQDIAKSLAVIWCTVCNEINSVLSSANGRLIRWKNADEVADTYSTFQDDGFYVDFIRILFKVTKFGDHAKADVKKVVTE; this is encoded by the exons ATGGAAAGACACATGGCGACTTTCTTATTCTCCTGCGTAATAATTGCACTCGTTTTTCAACATACAGTAGCTAAT GGTTTCACTACTGGCATAAATGCTGAATTTCAAGCTTTGCTTGATCTAGGAATTACTGATTCGGTTGTCAATTGGGAAAAAGCTTTTGGTCGACTAGCTGAGAGATAC ATGCAAAGAGGTATCGCATTGAAAGAACTCAGTGTCCTGAATTATATACGTATTCACATGGAAAGTTTAACACTTCACTTAGATCCCGTTCACTACACACTGAAAGCTGATATCGATACCGAATCGTTGACAACAATAAACAGGGATGATATACCCGATGAAGACGTTCCTCTCCACCTCCGTGGGAGTTTGAAAGTTGATTTCAAAACCGCTTATATTAAATGGTATCGCATTATTGCGAATTCCAAATATCCTCGTATTGTGGAGTTCGTCGCAGCCATTAAAAAAGAACTGAGTGATGATAAAATATCATTGACGGACCAAGATATAGCTAAAAGTTTAGCGGTTATCTGGTGTACTGTGTGTAACGAGATAAACTCAGTTTTGAGCTCAGCGAATGGCCGGTTAATACGTTGGAAAAATGCGGATGAAGTGGCGGATACCTACAGTACATTTCAAGATGATGGTTTTTACGTAGATTTTATTCGTATTCTTTTTAAAGTGACGAAATTCGGGGATCATGCTAAAGCTGATGTGAAGAAAGTAGTGACTGAGTGA